In Archocentrus centrarchus isolate MPI-CPG fArcCen1 chromosome 22, fArcCen1, whole genome shotgun sequence, one DNA window encodes the following:
- the LOC115772359 gene encoding thrombospondin-type laminin G domain and EAR repeat-containing protein-like isoform X2, with amino-acid sequence MSTLIFVQLLLLGLRVTDTATDTWRQCKDSLPLDLLSFVLERDPSKLVPGVHMKQADGVRGIHFSSPDTSLSFPSSQLLVNCDLFPKEFSIVLTLKVTDGARKGNEYVFSLMGPKRRPVEQNEEENDGGDSLKRNKEKSITGGEQHRQKKRVKSNGKHGRLILGLKSSGKHLHFLFKGHGEVIEHWVFRSTQLADSQWHTLVLTIGSHHVKLTVDCSSPVEIVPSRPFPSDLNIQGSRFHIGSRGIWKGLFSGLLRQLVLVPGSDATHQICPSSDPQLAALSVPPLLFDLPVVGTEETEARVSVGLEKSCSEQLRGQLWFNPLRKGLYLCDGTVWITVLEDHKRLDYLLEHQVLTTSSETHDVEVFQVPGMGLMAAMAHRSTASGSAVYLWTHTGFQLYQNISTYGALAWRHFTMGEKIYLVVSNSGADKRFSKESEADFSVVYKWSKRRKRFVQFQTLQTHCARDWEAFNINGHTYLAVANHRQGDNNHTIDSVIYRWSRLSKSFEVHQMLKTSGAYDWEFFTVGPYYFLVVANAFDGVTTSVDSVIYVWVNGSFQVFQKIKTFCATDWEMFQIDSRVFLVVANGHRLHGNGPSQYTINSTIYELDMSAQMFVRFQDIVTYSAVDWEFFSLRQEYFLVVANSFNGVSYSLNSILYRWQGYEGFVPVHWLPTIGCSDWEFFSANGESYLIYSSAKAPLSKVFMLKTY; translated from the exons ATGTCAACGCTGATATTTGTGCAGCTCCTTCTCCTGGGGTTAAGGGTAACTGACACAGCCACAGACACATGGAGGCAATGTAAAG ATTCACTTCCCCTGGATCTTCTGTCTTTTGTCCTCGAGCGAGACCCCTCCAAACTTGTGCCAGGGGTGCACATGAAGCAGGCTGATGGGGTGAGGGGCATTCATTTCTCAAGCCCTGATACCTCACTGAGCTTTCCTTCCTCCCAGCTGCTGGTGAACTGTGACCTCTTCCCGAAAGAATTCTCCATTGTTCTGACATTAAAAGTCACTGACGGTGCACGCAAG GGGAatgaatatgttttttctttgatgGGGCCGAAAAGAAGACCAGTGGAGCAGAATGAAGAGGAGAACGATGGAGGAGACAGTTTGAAGAGGAATAAAGAGAAGAGCATCACTGGAGGAGAGCAACACAGGCAGAAGAAGAGAGTCAAAAGTAATGGGAAACATGGCCGGCTCATTCTTGGACTAAAATCCTCTGGAAAACACCTGCACTTCCTTTTCAAAGGTCACGGAGAGGTCATAGAGCACTGGGTGTTTCGAAGCACCCAGCTGGCTGATAGCCAGTGGCACACTCTTGTTTTAACCATTGGTAGTCATCATGTGAAGCTCACAGTGGATTGCAGCTCACCAGTGGAAAT TGTTCCCTCCAGGCCTTTCCCTTCAGACCTCAACATACAGGGATCCAGATTCCACATTGGCAGTCGGGGGATATGGAAGGGCTTGTTTTCA GGTCTGCTGCGACAGCTGGTTCTGGTGCCAGGTTCAGATGCTACCCATCAGATCTGCCCGTCTTCTGACCCGCAGCTAGCAGCTCTGTCAGTACCACCACTTCTTTTTGACCTGCCAGTCGTAGGGACAGAAG AAACCGAAGCTCGAGTGTCTGTGGGGTTGGAGAAATCATGCTCGGAGCAGCTACGAGGCCAGTTGTGGTTTAACCCGCTCAGGAAGGGCCTCTACCTCTGCGATGGCACAGTTTGGATCACTGTGTTAGAGG ATCACAAAAGGCTGGACTATTTGTTGGAACATCAGGTGCTCACCACCAGCTCAGAAACCCATGATGTAGAG GTGTTCCAGGTACCTGGCATGGGTCTGATGGCTGCTATGGCCCATCGGTCCACAGCATCCGGCTCTGCTGTGTATCTCTGGACCCACACAGGTTTCCAGCTGTACCAGAATATCAGCACGTATGGAGCCCTGGCTTGGAGACATTTCACCATGGGAGAGAAG ATATATCTGGTGGTGTCTAATTCTGGGGCAGACAAGCGATTTAGCAAGGAGTCAGAGGCAGACTTTTCTGTGGTTTACAAGTGGAGCAAAAGGAGAAAACGATTTGTGCAGTTCCAGACTCTGCAGACTCACTGTGCACGAGACTGGGAGGCATTTAACATTAATGGACATACTTATCTCGCTGTGGCCAATCATAGACAAG GTGACAATAATCACACTATAGACAGTGTGATATACAGATGGAGCAGATTATCAAAGTCTTTTGAGGTCCACCAGATGCTCAAGACTTCAGGGGCGTATGACTGGGAGTTCTTCACTGTCGGACCTTACTATTTCCTGGTAGTCGCGAATGCTTTTGATGGAGTGACCACCTCTGTAGACTCTGTCATCTACGTTTGGGTCAATGGAAGCTTCCAGGTGTTCCAGAAAATTAAG ACATTCTGTGCCACAGACTGGGAAATGTTCCAGATTGACAGCAGGGTTTTCTTGGTTGTTGCCAATGGACACAGACTCCACGGTAATGGACCGAGTCAGTACACCATTAACTCCACTATCTACGAACTGGACATGAGTGCACAGATGTTTGTCCGCTTCCAGGACATTGTCACTTACAG TGCAGTGGATTGGGAGTTCTTCAGCCTCAGGCAGGAATATTTTCTGGTTGTCGCCAACTCCTTTAATGGAGTATCCTACTCTCTCAACAGCATTCTATACAG gtgGCAGGGATATGAAGGATTTGTTCCTGTTCACTGGCTCCCAACGATTGGGTGCAGTGACTGGGAGTTTTTCAGTGCTAACGGAGAATCATATTTAATCTACTCTAGTGCTAAGGCACCTCTCTCCAAAGTGTTCATGCTGAAAACCTACTAG
- the LOC115772359 gene encoding thrombospondin-type laminin G domain and EAR repeat-containing protein-like isoform X1: MSTLIFVQLLLLGLRVTDTATDTWRQCKDSLPLDLLSFVLERDPSKLVPGVHMKQADGVRGIHFSSPDTSLSFPSSQLLVNCDLFPKEFSIVLTLKVTDGARKGNEYVFSLMGPKRRPVEQNEEENDGGDSLKRNKEKSITGGEQHRQKKRVKSNGKHGRLILGLKSSGKHLHFLFKGHGEVIEHWVFRSTQLADSQWHTLVLTIGSHHVKLTVDCSSPVEIVPSRPFPSDLNIQGSRFHIGSRGIWKGLFSGLLRQLVLVPGSDATHQICPSSDPQLAALSVPPLLFDLPVVGTEGDRHVTTYETEARVSVGLEKSCSEQLRGQLWFNPLRKGLYLCDGTVWITVLEDHKRLDYLLEHQVLTTSSETHDVEVFQVPGMGLMAAMAHRSTASGSAVYLWTHTGFQLYQNISTYGALAWRHFTMGEKIYLVVSNSGADKRFSKESEADFSVVYKWSKRRKRFVQFQTLQTHCARDWEAFNINGHTYLAVANHRQGDNNHTIDSVIYRWSRLSKSFEVHQMLKTSGAYDWEFFTVGPYYFLVVANAFDGVTTSVDSVIYVWVNGSFQVFQKIKTFCATDWEMFQIDSRVFLVVANGHRLHGNGPSQYTINSTIYELDMSAQMFVRFQDIVTYSAVDWEFFSLRQEYFLVVANSFNGVSYSLNSILYRWQGYEGFVPVHWLPTIGCSDWEFFSANGESYLIYSSAKAPLSKVFMLKTY, translated from the exons ATGTCAACGCTGATATTTGTGCAGCTCCTTCTCCTGGGGTTAAGGGTAACTGACACAGCCACAGACACATGGAGGCAATGTAAAG ATTCACTTCCCCTGGATCTTCTGTCTTTTGTCCTCGAGCGAGACCCCTCCAAACTTGTGCCAGGGGTGCACATGAAGCAGGCTGATGGGGTGAGGGGCATTCATTTCTCAAGCCCTGATACCTCACTGAGCTTTCCTTCCTCCCAGCTGCTGGTGAACTGTGACCTCTTCCCGAAAGAATTCTCCATTGTTCTGACATTAAAAGTCACTGACGGTGCACGCAAG GGGAatgaatatgttttttctttgatgGGGCCGAAAAGAAGACCAGTGGAGCAGAATGAAGAGGAGAACGATGGAGGAGACAGTTTGAAGAGGAATAAAGAGAAGAGCATCACTGGAGGAGAGCAACACAGGCAGAAGAAGAGAGTCAAAAGTAATGGGAAACATGGCCGGCTCATTCTTGGACTAAAATCCTCTGGAAAACACCTGCACTTCCTTTTCAAAGGTCACGGAGAGGTCATAGAGCACTGGGTGTTTCGAAGCACCCAGCTGGCTGATAGCCAGTGGCACACTCTTGTTTTAACCATTGGTAGTCATCATGTGAAGCTCACAGTGGATTGCAGCTCACCAGTGGAAAT TGTTCCCTCCAGGCCTTTCCCTTCAGACCTCAACATACAGGGATCCAGATTCCACATTGGCAGTCGGGGGATATGGAAGGGCTTGTTTTCA GGTCTGCTGCGACAGCTGGTTCTGGTGCCAGGTTCAGATGCTACCCATCAGATCTGCCCGTCTTCTGACCCGCAGCTAGCAGCTCTGTCAGTACCACCACTTCTTTTTGACCTGCCAGTCGTAGGGACAGAAGGTGATAGACATGTGACTACCTATG AAACCGAAGCTCGAGTGTCTGTGGGGTTGGAGAAATCATGCTCGGAGCAGCTACGAGGCCAGTTGTGGTTTAACCCGCTCAGGAAGGGCCTCTACCTCTGCGATGGCACAGTTTGGATCACTGTGTTAGAGG ATCACAAAAGGCTGGACTATTTGTTGGAACATCAGGTGCTCACCACCAGCTCAGAAACCCATGATGTAGAG GTGTTCCAGGTACCTGGCATGGGTCTGATGGCTGCTATGGCCCATCGGTCCACAGCATCCGGCTCTGCTGTGTATCTCTGGACCCACACAGGTTTCCAGCTGTACCAGAATATCAGCACGTATGGAGCCCTGGCTTGGAGACATTTCACCATGGGAGAGAAG ATATATCTGGTGGTGTCTAATTCTGGGGCAGACAAGCGATTTAGCAAGGAGTCAGAGGCAGACTTTTCTGTGGTTTACAAGTGGAGCAAAAGGAGAAAACGATTTGTGCAGTTCCAGACTCTGCAGACTCACTGTGCACGAGACTGGGAGGCATTTAACATTAATGGACATACTTATCTCGCTGTGGCCAATCATAGACAAG GTGACAATAATCACACTATAGACAGTGTGATATACAGATGGAGCAGATTATCAAAGTCTTTTGAGGTCCACCAGATGCTCAAGACTTCAGGGGCGTATGACTGGGAGTTCTTCACTGTCGGACCTTACTATTTCCTGGTAGTCGCGAATGCTTTTGATGGAGTGACCACCTCTGTAGACTCTGTCATCTACGTTTGGGTCAATGGAAGCTTCCAGGTGTTCCAGAAAATTAAG ACATTCTGTGCCACAGACTGGGAAATGTTCCAGATTGACAGCAGGGTTTTCTTGGTTGTTGCCAATGGACACAGACTCCACGGTAATGGACCGAGTCAGTACACCATTAACTCCACTATCTACGAACTGGACATGAGTGCACAGATGTTTGTCCGCTTCCAGGACATTGTCACTTACAG TGCAGTGGATTGGGAGTTCTTCAGCCTCAGGCAGGAATATTTTCTGGTTGTCGCCAACTCCTTTAATGGAGTATCCTACTCTCTCAACAGCATTCTATACAG gtgGCAGGGATATGAAGGATTTGTTCCTGTTCACTGGCTCCCAACGATTGGGTGCAGTGACTGGGAGTTTTTCAGTGCTAACGGAGAATCATATTTAATCTACTCTAGTGCTAAGGCACCTCTCTCCAAAGTGTTCATGCTGAAAACCTACTAG
- the sumo3a gene encoding small ubiquitin-related modifier 3-like has protein sequence MSEEKPKEGVKTENDHINLKVAGQDGSVVQFKIKRHTPLSKLMKAYCERQGLSIRQIRFRFDGQPINETDTPAQLEMEDEDTIDVFQQQTGGHC, from the exons ATGTCAGAGGAAAAGCCAAAG GAAGGAGTAAAGACTGAGAATGACCACATCAACCTCAAGGTTGCAGGGCAAGATGGGTCGGTGGTtcagttcaaaataaaaagacacacaccTCTCAGTAAGCTAATGAAGGCGTACTGTGAACGACAG GGACTCTCAATAAGGCAGATCAGGTTCAGGTTCGATGGCCAGCCGATCAATGAGACGGatacacctgcacag CTGGAAATGGAAGATGAAGACACCATAGATGTtttccagcagcagacaggCGGGCATTGCTAA
- the LOC115772807 gene encoding cancer-related regulator of actin dynamics homolog — protein MPRKRKGSSLSRSTKDAMRKKKNRASESQHQRESRLENARLAQASRKQRETSEERQRRLETARLTQASRRRRETSEKRRLRLENAKLAQASRRQRETSEERQRRLDHARSAQASRRQRESSAERQYRLQHDRLAQASRRRRESSEERQLRLENDRLAHASRRRRETGVERERRLENDRQRHREHYRFEVQNGSRNRNRLGCPAPVWDFRESAFEEGQVHSESPSLFTVNIHSFVCA, from the coding sequence ATGCCCAGAAAAAGGAAAGGTTCTTCATTATCCCGCAGCACGAAGGATGCCATgcggaagaagaaaaacagggcCAGTGAATCCCAGCATCAAAGAGAATCTAGACTGGAAAATGCCAGATTAGCTCAAGCTTCACGGAAACAGCGAGAAACCAGCGAAGAAAGACAGCGTCGTTTGGAAACTGCCAGATTAACTCAAGCTTCGCGAAGACGACGAGAAACCAGCGAAAAAAGACGGCTTAGGTTGGAAAATGCCAAACTGGCTCAAGCTTCGCGAAGACAGCGAGAAACCAGCGAAGAAAGGCAGCGTCGGCTGGACCATGCCCGGTCAGCTCAAGCTTCACGAAGACAGCGAGAAAGCAGCGCGGAGAGGCAGTACCGGCTGCAACACGACCGGCTGGCCCAGGCTTCGCGAAGACGCCGAGAAAGCAGTGAAGAAAGGCAACTTCGCTTGGAAAATGACAGATTGGCTCATGCTTCACGAAGACGGCGAGAGACAGGcgtggagagagagaggcggcTTGAAAATGACAGACAACGGCACCGTGAACATTATAGATTTGAAGTGCAGAATGGTTCCCGAAACAGAAATAGACTTGGCTGTCCGGCACCTGTATGGGATTTCCGCGAGTCAGCTTTTGAGGAGGGGCAGGTGCACTCTGAATCACCATCACTCTTCACAGTAAACATCCACAGTTTTGTCTGCGCTTGA